A single Suricata suricatta isolate VVHF042 chromosome 2, meerkat_22Aug2017_6uvM2_HiC, whole genome shotgun sequence DNA region contains:
- the LOC115285387 gene encoding zinc finger protein 658B-like, translated as MEIKLYKSNQIENNFSRMSHFTQVQKSQRGECLLKCNECGQTFTYKSNLTVHQRTHTGEKPYQLNSRGKTSHKSTLIDHQRTHTGEKLYKCSECGKPFHKKSSLTQHERAHTREKPCECNECGKTFCGQSAFTQHQRTHTREKPFQCIEGGKTFCQQSDIKVRQRIHTGEKRFQCNECGKTFHCQSDIKLHQRTHTGEKPFQCNECGKTFFRQSDVNAHQRIHTGEKRFECNQCGKTFFWQSDVHAHQRTHTGEKPFQCNKCGKSFQRQADVNVHQRTHTGEKRFQCNECGKTFYRQSDVNAHQRIHTGEKPFQCNQCGKTFYRQADVKVHQRTHTGEKCFQCNECGKTFYRQSDVNAHQRIHTGKKPYKCNECGKSFYEKSSLTRHERTHTGEKPYECSECRRTFCQRSALTQHQRTHMGDRPFHCNVCGKTYRHLSAFNVHQRTQTGEKPFQCIECEKSFVTKSTLINPQRTHTGEKPYECNECGKSFRHKSTLTTHLRTHSGEKPYECCECGKTFGRKSALTHHQGIHIG; from the coding sequence AtggaaataaaactatataaaagcaatcaaattgaaaataatttcagtagGATGTCACACTTCACTCAAGTTCAGAAAAGCCAGAGAGGTGAGTGTCTATtgaaatgtaatgaatgtgggcaAACATTCACCTACAAGTCAAACCTCACAGTGCatcagagaacacacacaggggagaaacctTACCAACTTAATTCACGTGGGAAGACCAGTCACAAATCAACCCTCATAGACCATCAGAGAACACATACAGGGGAGAAACTTTATAAATGTAGTGAATGTGGAAAGCCCTTTCACAAGAAGTCATCCCTCACTCAACATGAAAGAGCACATACAAGGGAGAAGCCCtgtgaatgtaatgaatgtgggaaaacgTTCTGTGGGCAGTCCGCCTTCACTCAACATCAGAGAACTCATACCAGAGAGAAACCCTTTCAATGTATTGAAGGTGGTAAAACTTTCTGTCAGCAGTCAGACATAAAGGTACGTCAGAGgattcacacaggagagaaacgctttcaatgtaatgaatgtggtaAAACTTTCCACTGTCAGTCAGACATTAAGCTACATCAGAGAacccacacaggagagaaaccctttcaatgtaatgaatgtggtaAAACTTTCTTTCGACAGTCAGATGTTAATGCACATCAGCGAATTCACACAGGGGAGAAACGCTTTGAGTGTAATCAGTGTGGTAAAACTTTCTTTTGGCAGTCAGACGTTCACGCACATCAGAgaactcacacaggagagaaaccctttCAATGTAACAAATGTGGTAAATCTTTCCAGCGGCAGGCAGATGTTAATGTTCATCAGAgaactcacacaggagagaagcgctttcaatgtaatgaatgtggaaaaactTTCTATCGGCAGTCAGATGTTAATgcacatcagagaattcatacaggagagaaaccctttCAATGTAATCAGTGTGGTAAAACTTTCTATCGGCAGGCAGACGTTAAAGTGCATCAGAGAACTCATACAGGAGAGAAGTGCTttcaatgtaatgaatgtggtaAAACTTTCTATCGGCAGTCAGATGTCAATGCACATCAAAGAATTCACACAGgaaagaaaccttacaaatgtaatgaatgtgggaaatccTTTTACGAGAAGTCATCCCTTACTCGACATGAGAGAACTCACACAGGGGAAAAACCCTATGAATGCAGTGAGTGTAGAAGAACTTTCTGCCAGAGGTCAGCCCTCACACAACATCAGAGAACTCACATGGGAGATAGACCCTTTCATTGTAATGTATGTGGCAAAACTTACCGTCATCTGTCAGCTTTTAATGTACATCAGAGAACTCAAACAGGAGAGAAACCCTTTCAGTGTATTGAATGTGAGAAATCTTTTGTTACAAAGTCTACTCTTATTAATCCTCAGAGAACTCACACAGGGgaaaaaccctatgaatgtaacgAATGTGGGAAGAGTTTCCGTCATAAATCTACCCTCACTACCCATCTGAGGACTCACtcaggagagaaaccttatgaatgttGTGAATGTGGAAAAACTTTTGGTCGGAAATCAGCCCTTACACATCATCAAGGAATTCACATAGGGTAG